One Candidatus Methylomirabilota bacterium genomic window, CGCCCAGCCGGTAGTTCTTCATCAGGCTGTCGATCTCGATGAGAGCTGCCATGAGCCTATCTTAGAGCCTCGGCCCACGCTGGCCAAACGGCTGGGCCGGCCCGCCCGTGGTCTGGCCTTCCTTAGACACGATCCCGACGATCACTTCTTGTCCCATATTGAGATTACCTTCGGTGACCTCGTTGAAACTCCCATCGGTGATCCCCAGCTTCACCGTGACCGGTCGCGGCTTCCTATCCTCCCCCAGGACCCAGATGGTCTGGTCCCCTCCAGCTCTTCGGGTGCCGCGCACACCCGGCGTCCCCTGTGCAGTCCGGACGGATGCGTCTCCTCCTCGCTTTAGCTGGTCCTTCAAATCGGGAGGCCGAAACCGCAGGGCAGCATTGGGAATCTTGAGGACATTCTCCTGCCTATCCACCAGGATCTTGACATTTGCCGTCATCCCTGGGAAGAGTTTGAAATCAGGATTGGCAACCCCAATCACAGCATCATAGGTGATCACGTTCTGGACGTTCATAGGGGCCTGCCGGATCTGGACTACTTTTCCCTTGAAGATCTCACTCGGGAAGGCATCTACGGTGAAGGCGGCGGCCTGTCCCACTCGGACCCGCCCGATATCGGCCTCATCCACGTTCGTATCCACCTGCATCTTGGTCAGATCCTGTGCGATCAGAAAAAGGGTCGGAGCGGAGAGGCTCGCTGCGACCGTCTGTCCGACATCCACACTCCGTGAAACCACGGTTCCGTCCACCGGCGCCCGGATA contains:
- a CDS encoding efflux RND transporter periplasmic adaptor subunit, whose amino-acid sequence is MLLVIMGLIALSTLGGWAYLRGQNRVEYRTAKVERGDIEATISATGNPNAVVTVQVGSQVSGNIKELYADFNTKVKKGQLVARIDPEIFEAKVNQAKGNLENVRAAVLNARAMLQKTEADIANAKASLEAAKANAAKAKVAVLDAQIKLKSRINLFKEGGISAEERDSAQATFDSNVAALEAAKAQDQAAGYTLRAAQAQHEVAVAQLASAEAQVKQGEAALRQAQIDLDHTYIRAPVDGTVVSRSVDVGQTVAASLSAPTLFLIAQDLTKMQVDTNVDEADIGRVRVGQAAAFTVDAFPSEIFKGKVVQIRQAPMNVQNVITYDAVIGVANPDFKLFPGMTANVKILVDRQENVLKIPNAALRFRPPDLKDQLKRGGDASVRTAQGTPGVRGTRRAGGDQTIWVLGEDRKPRPVTVKLGITDGSFNEVTEGNLNMGQEVIVGIVSKEGQTTGGPAQPFGQRGPRL